The following are from one region of the Mus musculus strain NOD/ShiLtJ chromosome 17 genomic scaffold, GRCm38.p6 alternate locus group NOD/ShiLtJ MMCHR17_CHO_IDD1 genome:
- the H2-M11 gene encoding histocompatibility 2, M region locus 11 precursor (The RefSeq protein has 1 non-frameshifting indel compared to this genomic sequence) produces the protein MKTFVTEALFLLLQVLLAMTSHPDGTHFFGFFQTLFTLPWMPKPQFISVGFVDDIQFERFNSRRDVQRTEHCAPWKDQKKPEYWKDNTDLVLSYFQDLTEILQRMLKIYNYSLTGYHTIQRRYGCYILPRGYFRNGFFEVVFNDHDSIRLNEDLSTWTPVGKFAEILREEWDSSGFTQNVKNFLEVECVDLFLTELEYGKEILLRTDIPKIHVIRKVRPDKKITLRCWALKFYPAEITLTWERDKSNQTLDMEVTETMPTGDGTFQKWAAVVVLSGEEHRYKCHVNHEGLPEPITLRWVPPEPTISFMHIVIVVVLGALLMGAMMTLLIWKRRTRG, from the exons ATGAAGACCTTTGTTACCGaggctctcttcctgctgctgcagGTTCTGTTGGCCATGACCAGTCATCCAGATG GTACCCACTTTTTTGGCTTTTTCCAAACTCTCTTCACCTTGCCCTGGATGCCTAAGCCCCAATTCATCAGTGTTGGCTTTGTGGATGATATACAGTTTGAGAGATTCAACAGCAGAAGAGATGTTCAGAGGACAGAGCACTGTGCACCATGGAAAGATCAAAAGAAGCCAGAGTATTGGAAGGATAACACAGACCTCGTTCTGAGCTATTTTCAGGATTTAACAGAGATACTGCAAAGGATGCTCAAAATCTACAACTACAGTCTAACTG GATATCACACAATCCAGAGAAGGTATGGCTGCTATATCCTGCCTCGAGGGTATTTCAGAAACGGATTCTTTGAAGTAGTCTTCAATGACCATGATTCCATCAGGCTGAATGAGGACCTAAGCACTTGGACCCCAGTGGGCAAGTTTGCAGAGATTCTCAGAGAAGAGTGGGACTCATCAGGTTTTACACAAAATGTGAAGAATTTCCTGGAGGTTGAATGTGTGGACTTATTCCTCACAGAGCTGGAATATGGAAAGGAGATTTTGCTGAGAACAG ATATCCCCAAAATACATGTGATCCGTAAGGTCAGACCTGATAAGAAAATCACTCTGAGGTGCTGGGCCTTGAAATTTTACCCTGCTGAAATCACCCTAACCTGGGAAAGGGACAAAAGCAATCAAACCCTGGACATGGAGGTCACGGAGACCATGCCTACAGGGGATGGAACCTTCCAGAAGTGGGCAGCTGTTGTGGTGCTTTCTGGAGAAGAACATAGATATAAATGTCATGTGAATCATGAGGGGCTGCCTGAGCCCATCACCCTGAGATGGG TGCCTCCTGAGCCCACCATTTCCTTTATGCATATTGTTATTGTGGTTCTTGGAGCTCTGCTTATGGGAGCTATGATGACTTTGCTGATATGGAAGAGGAGGACTAGAG GTTAA